In a single window of the Candidatus Margulisiibacteriota bacterium genome:
- a CDS encoding Rnf-Nqr domain containing protein has product FTVGLIIIGSIRELIGNGSIFGFTILSDYYPMLIMILPPGAFLVVGSILALINFYKDKKNGIS; this is encoded by the coding sequence TTTACTGTCGGACTTATAATTATAGGATCCATACGTGAGCTTATAGGTAACGGCAGTATATTCGGGTTCACAATTCTTTCGGATTATTATCCTATGCTGATTATGATACTTCCTCCCGGGGCGTTTTTAGTTGTGGGCAGTATCTTGGCCCTTATTAATTTTTACAAGGACAAGAAAAATGGAATATCATAA